DNA from Methylobacterium currus:
CCGCGCATTCGTCGCCATCCAGCTCGGCGAGGAGGGCCTCGACGCCGCGGGAGACGGCGAGGCCCTTCAGGCCGGCGATGCGCGCGAGGTGAGCCGGCCCGAAGACGGGGCGCGGCGGGCGATCGTGGCTCTCCGTCGCGAGCATCGGGACGACCGCGTAGATCTCGTCGAGCCGCAGGTCGACGGCGACCGCGTCGAGCCGGAGGGCGGCGTCCGGCGCCTGGAGGAGTTCGTAGCGCCATCCGGTGCCCTCGCGATGGAACGCCTCGATCCGGCGCTGATCCTGGGCGACGAGGACGAAATGGCGGAGGTCGGGCAGGCTCTGGTATGCGAGCCACTTCCGGCCGCGGTCGTAGCGCTCGGTCGAGGGGGACAGGACCTCCAGGATGACGATTGCGGACGCCACGCCCTTCATGTCCGGATCGGGCACGACACGGCCGCCACACGAGACGAAGACGTCCGGGTAGAACCGCGCCGCGCCGGCCTCGAGCCGCATCGTCTCGCGGAACGACGCGCAAGGGCCATCGGGGGCAAGGCGGTCCGCGATGAGGTTGTCGAGGCGCCGGGTCAGGGCATGATGCGCGGTTGAGCCACCGACCATCATGCGGAAGACCTGGCCGTCGATGTATTCGAGCCGTTCGCCGTCCTCTGCCTGCGCGCAGAGACGGTCATAGCCGTCGAGGTCGATGAACGCGCCGCGCCGCGCCACGGGCATGCCGGGACTCCGGGGATGGGATCAGCGCAAAGGTAGGCGAGGGCCGGGCGGTCTGGAAGGCCCTCCCCGCGGCTCCCTGGCGGGAGGCGCGGCTCAGCGCCGGCCGAACAGCCGCTCCACGTCCGACAGCTTCAATTCGACATAGGTCGGCCGGCCGTGGTTGCACTGGCCGGAGAACGGCGTCGCCTCCATCTCGCGCAAGAGCGCGTTCATCTCCTCCGGCCGCAGGCGGCGGCCGGCGCGGATCGAGCCGTGGCAGCTCATCCGGGACAGGACGGCGTCGAGGCGGCGGGCGAGCGGGTCGGCCCCGCCCTCCACGAGCGCGTCGACCACGTCGGTGAGGAGCCCGCGCAAGGATCCGCCGGCCAGGGCGGACGGCACCTCCCGCACCAGCACCGCCCCGTGGCCGAAGGCTTCGAGCACGAGGCCGAGATCCTGCAAGGACTCCGCGGCACCGGCGAGCCGGTCGGCCTCGACCGGATCGAGCTCGACCACCTCGGGGATCAGCAGGATCTGGCGGGCGATGCCCCCGCCCGCCCGCTCGCGCTTCAACCGCTCGTAGACCAGCCGCTCGTGGGCGGCGTGCTGGTCGACGATGACGATGCCGTCCCGGGTCTGGGCGACGATGTAGGTCTCGTGCAGCTGCGCCCGCGCGGCGCCTAAGGGATGCTGCTCGGCCGGATGGACGGTCGCCTCGGCTGCCCGCACGCGCTGGTCGGCGCTCGGCAGGGCGAGGTCACCCGAGAACTGCGCCTGGTGCCCGTCGCCGAAGCCCCCGGCGGAGGGCGG
Protein-coding regions in this window:
- a CDS encoding Uma2 family endonuclease, which codes for MPVARRGAFIDLDGYDRLCAQAEDGERLEYIDGQVFRMMVGGSTAHHALTRRLDNLIADRLAPDGPCASFRETMRLEAGAARFYPDVFVSCGGRVVPDPDMKGVASAIVILEVLSPSTERYDRGRKWLAYQSLPDLRHFVLVAQDQRRIEAFHREGTGWRYELLQAPDAALRLDAVAVDLRLDEIYAVVPMLATESHDRPPRPVFGPAHLARIAGLKGLAVSRGVEALLAELDGDECAAAVTVLVGMAGPPAKEPWKAVLPERLHHRLDTALHGAA